The Filimonas lacunae genomic sequence TGCCATTAGCGTCAATAGCAAATTCCAATTCTATTTCACCGGTTATCTTTTGGCTGGAGCCGGTGGTATCCATTTCCTGGTGTATCTTTTTATATACATATTCCTGGAACGATTGCCAGCCACCATCGGGATACAAGCTATCTGTGCCTGATTTTTTAGCGGTTTCTTTGGCTTTGCTGCGGGTATGTAATTCTGTTACTACCATATCAGACAATGATTCGCCTTCTTCTTCCAGTGAAATAACATTGCTTTTAGAAGCAGATACGCTGGCTACAGTGGTTTCGTAACCTACCGAAGCAATTTCCACCTTGCCGGTAGAGTCCATTGCTTTTACAGCAAAGCGGCCTTTGTCATCTGTAATAGAAAAGGCATGTCCGTTTACTGCTTTTACAGTAGCACCTGCCAGGGCTTTGCCATGTTGGTCAGTAATGGTGCCTGATAATTTATAAGAAGCAGGCGCGGCGGCTGCTACACTTTTCTCAACACTAACACCAGCGGTGCGGTTTTGTAAGGCAGCTGCTACACGTTGATTGTTGGCGGCATAGCCCGTTACCACTACCTCGTTGAGCTTATCTTTATACGCACCTATACCTATGGTATCGGCCCATGTTGAGGTCACAGTTTGAGGTGGTATAGCAGCGGGTGTGAGCGAAAGCAGCGGCGCGGCAGCTTCTTCTTTCTTCTGTTCAGAAGGCAATAGCTGTTTTTTGGGGGCCATGCTTTGTACTTCAACCGCTGTGCTATTGGAAAGTGTAGGCAGTTTTTGTGTCCTTTTTACTGTTTCCCGGCTGGGCTTGATAGTATCGCCCACTACCGGAACTATTTTAGGAGTTACCAGCGGGGCAGGAGCAGTGGAAGCTGCAGGCTGTTGTGGCTGGTTTTGTGCCAGTTCGCGACTGGCCTGGCTATCCGGTGTATAAGAAGGTTGCAGAATCTGGTAGCTGATAGCACCTGCGCCGGCAATCACAATCACTAGTGCGGCAACTTTCCACCATTGCCAGCTGGTGCGGGCAATAGGGGTTATTATAGCCTCTTCTTTCGACTGTTGCAAAGAAGCGGCAATCTGGTTCAGATGTTTGGCTGCCAGCTGCAGGGGAGCGTGTGAATAGCCTTCCAGGGCATCTGCCAGGAAGGGGTCCTGCAGGGCGGCTTTCTCCATATCGTGCATCTCACCCGGCAGCATTTTGCCGGATAGGTACCTTTCGATGTCAGAAAGAGAATAATTGATATGTGCATTTTGATCAGCCATTGCTTTCCATGCAATTTTTTAGGTTTCTTCTGCCGTTTTGAATCAGGCTTCGCACCTTGTTCCAGTCGTTACCGGTAATGCCGGTTATTTCGTTATAACATTTGTTTTGAAGGTAAAAGAGTTGTACCGCCTGTTTCTGTGCTTCCGGAAGCGTTTCCAGGCACGATTCCAGTTTTTTAAATTCCTGTTCTTTATCCAATACACTATCCAGATGCGAAAAATCTTCCGATTGCACAAGGTTGACGTCAAAAGAAACGGTAATAGTTTGCTTCATTTTGCGTAACTGCATGAGACAGTGGTTTTTAGCTACCACATACAGCCAGCCTTTAAAATTGTCTACCTCGTGATTAGGCAGTTTTACCAGCAGTTCCTGGTAAATGTTCATTACGGCATCTTTGGATGATTCTGCGTCGTTCAGGTATTTAAAACAAACACCATACACCAGATCGGCATAGCGTAGGTAAAGTGTGGCCAGCACTTGCTGGTCGCCGGTATGGCGAAAAGCAGTCAGCAATTCTTCATCGCTGCGGGGTGCTGTATTTTCCACGTGCATAACTCTCATGTGCGAACACCAAATTAGAGAATTATCCATAACCGGCAAGCAAACCCATAGGAATTGTGGACTTTTTTTAACCCCTTTTTTATGTAATCCCCATTTTTTAAGCATCTGGCTGTAAAAACCAGCTTATGAAGCCAACTATACGATTGCAAATTCCTACGCCCTGCCACGAAAACTGGAACGAAATGACGCCTGTGGAACAGGGTCGTTTTTGTAATGCTTGTAACAAGGCCGTGGTAGATTTTAGTATTATGACCGACCAGCAGATTCTGGATCACCTGGCAAAAGCAGCAGGCAGTACCTGCGGGAGGGTAAACAATACTCAATTACTACGTGATATACAGCCAATGCCTATACCGCCTAAAACCAAATGGTGGATGGCGCTGGCAATGCCTTTATTGTTATTCTTTAATAGAAGCATAGCCCAGTCAACTATAAAAGCGAAGGCAGCCACCGACCAGCAGCAAGCGCCTGAAAAACGTACACTGAAAATGGGGAAAATGGCTCCCCGCAAGGTGCAGCTTTCGGGTAAAGTAACCGATGCACAGGGCGCACCTATAGCCTATGCAGTACTTTCCATTTCCACTACACAGGATGGAACCACTACCAACGAACAGGGCGAATACAGCATACAATTGGCTACCTGGGCCGATTCGGTTGTACTGGAAGTAAGCAGCCTTGGATACTTTAACAACCGCCAGACTATTGCGCTTGACAACCGTGTAACAAAAGATGTAGTATTAGAGGAAAACGTAAACACACTGAAGCCGGTTACAGTAGCAAGCTATGGAAAAGTGGTGGGCCGTTTAGTAATGGGCGGTGTAAGTGTGATGAAAGTAGACACTTTACTGATGCGTACAAAAGATACCATTGCCAGACTGGTAAAACAACCCCGTTTTACAGTAGCCCCTAATCCGGTACAAAGGCATCAGCAGGTAAATGTATATGTAAAAGACCTGGATAACTATTCACTACAGGTGATTAATAACAGTGGAGTAGTGATGTATACACAAACCTATAAAGCCGCTAAAGGAATAACACAGCAAATAACACTTCCCTCCAACTGCATACCAGGCCTGTATTACGTGCGTATGGTAGACATGCAAACCCAAAAACAATATACCAACAAATTAATAGTATTATGAGTGGAGTAAGAATTGGCATTGAAAACCCTTGTAACGAAAGCTGGCAGGGCATGCAGCCTGTACAGCATGGCCGCTTTTGTAACGCCTGTAGCAAAACGGTAGTGGATTTTAGCAGCATGACCGATCAGCAGATATTGGATTTTTTATCACATTCAAAAGGGGGTATTTGTGCCCGTATACGTGAAAGCCAATCAGGAAGGGAGCTACAGCCTATGCCAGTGCCACCTAAAGCAAAGTGGTGGCTGATGTGTACTATGCCTTTGATGCTTTGGTGGAATCGCGCAACCGCACAAATGCCTGCTAAAAGAACAGATAGCACTACACAAAAGCAACCTTTGAAAGAGAATGATAACTTACCACCAGTTGTAGTAATGGCGTATCCCCCTAAAGGTGGGCATACCACTTTTATTCCCGGAATAGGAGGGGGCACCATCAAAGGCATAGTACGTAATAACCTGGGCGAGCCTGTGCAGTATGCTTTTATTACAACAGCCGATAGCTGCGCCACCGATTTTACCAATGCTGACGGTGCATTTACCCTTCATTTATATAGCATAGCAGACAGTGTTACACTGATGGCAAGTGCAGGAGCAGCTGCGGTAACACAAACCATACATCCGCAGCTATATACATCCGTTACGTTGGTGTTGCAAAATAAACTACCTGTAATCAAAAATGTTACAGTGGAGGAACAATTGCAAGGCAAACTGGAAGAAATAGATTACATGGGAGTAGTAGTCTATTCTAAAAAGCCTTCTCTATGGCATCGGATTTTTCACGGCAAAAGAAAAAGAAGATGATCGCAAAAGAAATAGCATAAAAAATACTTTCTTTCTTATGTAATCAAAAGCGTAGCCGCATCCTTATAGCAAATGTAGTTTTATGAAATACGCATCACCCCTGTTATTAATACTGCTGTTACTGTTTGCCTTTAAACAGCAGGACACATGGAAGTTAAGTGGTAAAGTTACGGACGCTGCCGGCAAGCCATTGACTGGCGTTAGTGTAAGCATTAAAGGATCAAAGAAAACGGTGCTTACAGATAATATAGGCGCTTTTGCCATTACCACCTCTGTTGAAAAACCAACCGTAATTTTTTCATACATCGGTTATGTCACCCAGGAAGTAGCTGTTACCAGTAAAAAGAGCATCACGGTTGTAATGCAGCCAGCAGAAGCTGCGCTGGATGAAGTGGTTGTGGTAGAACGTCAACCTCAGGTGAAGAAAGATGTTAAGGGATCTATACAAAGGCTGCAAGGTCGCGTGCCGGGTTTAAAAGTAGAGGCAGCGGCAGGTACTGCCAGTTATTTTGCAATAAAAAGTTTTGCTACATCGCCGGTTGCCGATAAAGAAAATGTATGGTACAACCCCGCGCCACAAGCATACGACACCAACGGTGAAGGATACAGCGCTATGAAAGAAAACGATTTCCTGAAAACAGGTGATAATCCGTTGTCTACTTTCTCGATTGATGTAGATGCCGCTTCCTATAGCAATATACGCAGGTTCATTACCGATGGCATG encodes the following:
- a CDS encoding carboxypeptidase-like regulatory domain-containing protein, giving the protein MADQNAHINYSLSDIERYLSGKMLPGEMHDMEKAALQDPFLADALEGYSHAPLQLAAKHLNQIAASLQQSKEEAIITPIARTSWQWWKVAALVIVIAGAGAISYQILQPSYTPDSQASRELAQNQPQQPAASTAPAPLVTPKIVPVVGDTIKPSRETVKRTQKLPTLSNSTAVEVQSMAPKKQLLPSEQKKEEAAAPLLSLTPAAIPPQTVTSTWADTIGIGAYKDKLNEVVVTGYAANNQRVAAALQNRTAGVSVEKSVAAAAPASYKLSGTITDQHGKALAGATVKAVNGHAFSITDDKGRFAVKAMDSTGKVEIASVGYETTVASVSASKSNVISLEEEGESLSDMVVTELHTRSKAKETAKKSGTDSLYPDGGWQSFQEYVYKKIHQEMDTTGSSQKITGEIELEFAIDANGNPYDMKVLKSFNNSMNDKAISALENGPKWIGNKKKKGRVIVRF
- a CDS encoding RNA polymerase sigma factor, with product MRVMHVENTAPRSDEELLTAFRHTGDQQVLATLYLRYADLVYGVCFKYLNDAESSKDAVMNIYQELLVKLPNHEVDNFKGWLYVVAKNHCLMQLRKMKQTITVSFDVNLVQSEDFSHLDSVLDKEQEFKKLESCLETLPEAQKQAVQLFYLQNKCYNEITGITGNDWNKVRSLIQNGRRNLKNCMESNG
- a CDS encoding carboxypeptidase-like regulatory domain-containing protein → MKPTIRLQIPTPCHENWNEMTPVEQGRFCNACNKAVVDFSIMTDQQILDHLAKAAGSTCGRVNNTQLLRDIQPMPIPPKTKWWMALAMPLLLFFNRSIAQSTIKAKAATDQQQAPEKRTLKMGKMAPRKVQLSGKVTDAQGAPIAYAVLSISTTQDGTTTNEQGEYSIQLATWADSVVLEVSSLGYFNNRQTIALDNRVTKDVVLEENVNTLKPVTVASYGKVVGRLVMGGVSVMKVDTLLMRTKDTIARLVKQPRFTVAPNPVQRHQQVNVYVKDLDNYSLQVINNSGVVMYTQTYKAAKGITQQITLPSNCIPGLYYVRMVDMQTQKQYTNKLIVL